The Vitis riparia cultivar Riparia Gloire de Montpellier isolate 1030 chromosome 10, EGFV_Vit.rip_1.0, whole genome shotgun sequence genome includes a region encoding these proteins:
- the LOC117923299 gene encoding lactosylceramide 4-alpha-galactosyltransferase, whose protein sequence is MCEEKKHRSSDAEAHSLAVQRLKQCQRPLSTSILLLCLFLSVGYNGFRIFYVKLPFLADVQVGDSNKSPENAAGGTQAKTKWSSSSAKLSSSSLLYAVKEEQPPVIRKIRLPPLKKLESSDLPVKDSSPNTLRGVPKRGSVFKILRPGNRSRWFSGRVKEFFGDSSCKFRFFMTWISSLESFGEREFFTVESMFKSHPNACLVIVSNSLDSSGGTQLLNPFGEKGFRVIAVSPDFDYIFKNTMGEVWFNRLKKRKINPGEISLGQNLSNLLRLALLYKFGGIYMDTDFVVLKSFSGLRNVIGAQTMDLATGNWSRLNNAVMIFDEQHPLLLKFIEEFALTFNGNKWGHNGPYLVSRVVSKVSGRTGFNFTVLPPPAFYPVDWSKIPSFFKGPGDKPHSKWLAGKLLHVRMQSFAVHLWNRHSNNLKAEKGSIMDHLVSDSCVFCNSSVSAL, encoded by the coding sequence ATgtgtgaggaaaagaaacacaGGAGCTCCGATGCTGAAGCGCATTCTCTCGCTGTTCAACGCTTGAAGCAGTGTCAAAGGCCTTTGTCTACTTCCATTCTCCTTCTCTGTCTCTTTCTCTCGGTGGGCTACAATGGGTTCCGTATATTCTATGTAAAGCTTCCTTTTTTGGCTGACGTACAGGTGGGGGACTCCAATAAGTCGCCGGAGAATGCTGCCGGGGGAACGCAGGCAAAGACGAAATGGTCGTCTTCTTCGGCGaagctttcttcttcttctttgttgtATGCAGTGAAAGAAGAGCAACCTCCGGTAATCCGGAAGATCCGTTTGCCCCCtttgaagaaattggagagtTCGGACCTACCCGTCAAGGATTCTTCCCCGAATACGCTGAGAGGGGTCCCGAAAAGAGGTTCAGTGTTCAAGATTCTGCGGCCCGGAAACAGGTCTAGATGGTTTTCTGGGAGAGTGAAGGAGTTTTTCGGGGATTCTTCGTGCAAATTTCGGTTTTTCATGACTTGGATTTCTTCATTGGAGTCGTTTGGTGAGAGGGAATTTTTTACAGTAGAGAGTATGTTTAAATCACACCCAAACGCTTGTCTGGTTATAGTTTCGAATTCCTTGGATTCTAGCGGGGGAACACAATTGCTAAATCCTTTTGGGGAAAAAGGATTCCGAGTAATTGCGGTTTCTCCTGATTTTGATTATATATTCAAGAACACCATGGGCGAAGTGTGGTTTAATAGGTTGAAGAAACGGAAGATTAATCCTGGTGAAATTTCACTGGGTCAAAACCTCTCCAATTTGCTTAGACTTGCATTATTGTACAAATTTGGTGGAATTTACATGGACACAGATTTTGTAGTATTGAAGAGTTTCTCAGGTCTGAGAAATGTGATAGGAGCACAGACCATGGATCTCGCAACCGGAAACTGGAGCCGGTTGAATAACGCAGTGATGATCTTTGATGAGCAGCACCCCCTTCTTCTGAAATTCATTGAAGAATTCGCACTCACATTCAATGGGAACAAGTGGGGTCACAATGGTCCTTACTTGGTTTCAAGGGTTGTTTCAAAGGTCAGTGGAAGAACCGGATTCAATTTCACAGTCTTGCCCCCTCCTGCATTTTATCCAGTTGACTGGAGTAAGATTCCCAGTTTCTTCAAGGGGCCGGGGGATAAGCCCCATTCTAAGTGGTTGGCTGGAAAGCTCCTACATGTTAGGATGCAAAGCTTTGCAGTGCACCTGTGGAACAGACACAGTAATAATCTCAAGGCGGAAAAGGGTAGCATCATGGATCATCTGGTGTCGGATTCTTGTGTCTTCTGCAATTCATCAGTGTCAGCTTTGTAA
- the LOC117924279 gene encoding probable polyol transporter 4, producing the protein MGLVGVLESGNGNGVGSKSAYTRMDSEIRNEDGVSPCHPQANTSTNKYVFVCAVFASLNSVLLGYDVGVMSGAILFIQEDLKITEVQEEVLVGCLSIISLLGSLAGGKTSDAIGRKWTIALAAFVFQTGAAVMALAPSFPVLIVGRLLAGVGIGFGIMIAPVYIAEISPAIARGSLTSFPEIFINLGILLGYVSNYAFSGLPVHINWRIMLGVGILPSVFIGLALFIIPESPRWLVMQNRIEEARLVLLKTNVSEIEVEDRLVEIQQAAGIANAMRHEQKAVWRELFCPSPSVRRMLITGCGIQCFQQITGIDATVYYSPTIFKDAGIKGNAGLLAATVAVGFTKTMFILVAIFLIDRVGRKPLLYVSTIGMTTCLFGLGLTLSLLGNGPLGIKLAILSVCGNVAFFSVGIGPICWVLSSEIFPLRLRAQASALGAVGSRVSSGTIAMSFLSVARAITVAGTFFVFSGISALSIAFVYMCVPETKGKTLEEIEMLFKNEKERRGGELELRDVEHLVQKEPSG; encoded by the exons ATGGGCTTGGTGGGTGTACTGGAAAGTGGGAATGGAAATGGGGTTGGAAGCAAAAGCGCCTACACAAGAATGGATTCTGAGATCAGGAATGAAGATGGAGTCTCACCTTGTCATCCACAAGCCAACACCTCCACCAATAAATATGTGTTTGTTTGTGCCGTCTTTGCCTCTCTCAATTCCGTGCTTCTCGGATACG ATGTGGGTGTGATGAGTGGAGCAATTCTATTCATTCAGGAAGATCTCAAGATAACAGAGGTACAAGAAGAAGTCCTTGTTGGATGTTTAAGCATAATTTCGCTTTTGGGTAGCCTTGCTGGGGGGAAAACATCGGATGCAATTGGTAGGAAATGGACAATAGCCTTGGCAGCCTTTGTCTTTCAAACAGGTGCGGCAGTAATGGCTCTTGCTCCTTCTTTCCCAGTACTAATAGTAGGCCGACTCTTGGCTGGGGTGGGGATAGGCTTTGGAATCATGATTGCACCTGTATACATTGCTGAGATATCGCCTGCCATTGCTAGAGGATCTCTTACCTCCTTCCCTGAGATTTTCATTAATCTAGGAATTCTTCTAGGGTATGTCTCCAACTATGCATTTTCAGGACTTCCAGTACATATAAACTGGAGGATCATGCTTGGTGTGGGAATCCTCCCCTCAGTTTTCATTGGACTGGCTCTATTTATTATCCCCGAATCTCCAAGGTGGCTGGTTATGCAAAACCGGATTGAAGAAGCAAGATTGGTGTTGTTAAAGACAAATGTGAGTGAAATAGAAGTGGAAGACAGGTTGGTGGAAATACAGCAAGCTGCTGGGATTGCTAATGCCATGAGGCATGAACAGAAAGCTGTCTGGCGAGAACTCTTTTGTCCTTCTCCTTCTGTTAGACGGATGCTGATTACTGGCTGTGGAATCCAGTGTTTCCAACAGATTACAGGTATTGATGCAACTGTGTATTATAGCCCGACAATTTTCAAAGATGCTGGAATAAAGGGTAATGCTGGGCTGCTGGCTGCAACTGTTGCTGTCGGGTTTACTAAAACGATGTTCATCTTAGTAGCAATATTTCTCATTGACAGAGTGGGCAGAAAGCCGCTTCTTTATGTGAGCACAATTGGAATGACCACCTGTTTGTTTGGCCTGGGCCTTACTCTATCATTACTGGGGAATGGACCACTTGGGATCAAATTAGCAATCTTATCAGTTTGTGGGAATGTGGCTTTCTTCTCAGTGGGAATTGGCCCAATTTGTTGGGTCTTGTCCTCTGAAATCTTCCCTCTTAGGCTTCGTGCTCAAGCATCAGCTCTCGGGGCAGTGGGGAGCAGGGTTAGTAGTGGCACCATTGCTATGTCGTTCCTTTCTGTTGCTCGTGCAATTACAGTAGCAGGAACCTTCTTTGTCTTTTCAGGGATTTCAGCTCTGTCTATAGCTTTTGTATACATGTGTGTGCCAGAAACCAAAGGGAAGACTTTGGAGGAGATTGAAATGCTAtttaagaatgagaaagaaaggcGAGGAGGAGAATTGGAGCTCAGAGATGTAGAGCATCTAGTGCAGAAAGAACCAAGTGGCTAG